The genomic window TTCATCACCAGTCGAAAACTTTATGTACAACTGAGgcctttttttcttaaatatttttgGTTTTAACCCCATATGATCTGTCATGGATCCCTTCCTTACCATCACAGTACGCGGACTGCAATTTCAGTGAGAGCATGGAACATCCTGCAAGTAACTGAAACACCAGAAGATGGTGTTCATTGACTGGTGGTTATAACGAACTTCGCGTTCTTActgatcctggcagttgattggCGTACAGCTCAAATAACCAGACAATGATCCACCCATTTCTACTacgcaacatttttttttttcctgagttcATCAGTAATGTCAGATTCTCATAACTTTATGACGATGACAATGAAATGGTCACATTGCCCAGAGCCTTGAGTTGCTGTGGGATCGAAAGTGATGGCCGGACTCCAGATTGTACATGTTAATCAACGGAACACAATAAGGAACGACTGTTAGTGCTTGGATTATGTAGTTAATCTGAGCATACAGGTGGTCGGATCGGTCGTTTTCCTTCTTTATGGTTGCTCACCGTTTCCCGCGCTcgcgaggtagtgcaatgaaCATATGAACGACATTCTCTCACGCCCAGTCCCTtgttgttatgtataatgcaccgacgcCAGAGTtcaccccatccacaaccaagccccagagACCTTCTCGTGGTTTTCCCTTACCACTTCAGTGCCTTAGTTCCGCTCAGCGACGGCGCAcagccccctgtataccatatcaatcctATTCGCTCTATCCCAaaacacacctctcacccttgtgAATATTCAGGTCCTATGACTCAAAGCCTTAGAAACAATAGTTAAAGACGAAAAATCGTTAAATACTAGAAGAACATAGATTATTAACCTACCAACAACATGGTTCCCAGAACAAAAGATCATAGTCAACGAATCTGATTCAATTTTCTCGTCATATAGAGGATGAAGGAGACTTCTAGATATAATATAATGTTACATGCTTGGACTCACGTAATGCTCTTAATAAAGTACCACAAAACAGATTACTGAATAGAATTATTTTTCATGAAAAAGGAGATCAAGTCTTCGCGTGGGTGAGactgactcgagagagagagagagagagagagagagagagagagagagagagagagagagagagagagagagagagagagagagagagagagagagagagagagagagagagagagagagagagagagagagagagagagagagatcaatattATATGGGAAGCATCCGACTGATTTTACGCGTCTAATGGAGTCCTAAAATGTTCACTACCAGGACCCAGACTCTCCATCATATACACCATCGACCTAGAGATGAATCTCATTACAAGAATCTCGGAATCTGCCGACGACACGAGACAGCCAACCCCGTGGAAGACTGCCTGAAGATTCAGATGGATTCAGAGAAACTGACACAGAGGAGAGGGACATGACAGATGAATTTCAACACAGACAGATGTGATTTAATGCACATTGGTGTTGAAAATATAAATCATGAGAACAAAAGCTTGCTAATGCGGTACTTGAAGTTAAAGAAGAAATGGACCTTACTGATTATCGATGATGGGTAAGAATACGGTAGAAAAATACCTAGCTGCTTACAATACAGCAAACAGAGTGCTAGAAATGTAAACTGGAAAACAAAGGATACGTTACTGGTCCTCACTTGCAATAtactgttcagttctggtcaccaaacctaatcagagaagaagaaagacaagatCAGATCTAAACGAGAGCAAAGAGGAAAAACTTAACTACgtaaaatcattctctctaagtaAGTGTAGCAGACGCTGACCTCTGATACAAGCTCTCAAAATGCCAAACAATTTCGTTAACCAAACCTACGGGAATTTCTTTACTGTAGTCAGAGATTCAAAGACCAGCAATAACGACGTGAAGATAAAATGAAAGGGATGTGACAGAAATGTGGGCAAACCTTTTTTCACATGaagacttgatcaaaccaccgccGCGATGCACCAAACGCACACACCTTCCATTCAAGACGAGACAAGTACTACACTGATATCAGTTATTGATAAATGATCCTGTTTACCTTTACCCAAGTCTTTCTATTTCAGAATTCAGCCGCACAACAGAAGTTGCGAAACTGTCAGGGAACTTTTTCAGTCCATACTTTCGTATAAAATTTTCATAGCAGCATGTTCCCTCTATAGTGCACGATATGTTATTCTGATCTTATACCTACCGGCAATCgagctggagggagagatgggaaggtGCGCTCAGCTTTAAAACACTGTCTCTACCACTATTTTCATGCCTTAACAACAGATAACCACGTTTTAGACCATGAAGGCTACTGCTATCCCTCCACTTGCGACATCCCTCCTCACAGTCAGTCGTCCTCTCCagatgtccacaccatttcagtacatcatgGTCAGCTCTCTCTCTTAATCATGCTCCGCTTACTGCCACACATATACTGTCGTTCCTTACTGCCACAcatctcacataccttcttcccCTACACGATCATCactcctcacacgacatattgatCTTCAACAATGATTTTACAACACgtccaccttcttccattctttcgCGTTCAGGACTCGATGATACCCGACTTACAACACCATCTCACATGCCCAgtgacctcttcttccacacattccgtAGTGtatctaggatatatatatatatatatatatatatatatatatatatatatatatatatatatatatatatatatatatatatattatctttttttttatatctttcattttgctttgtcgctgtctcccgctgtctcccgcgttagcgaggtaacgcaaggaatcagacgaaagaatgacccaacccccccacatacacacgtccacacgcgcaaatatacatacctatacatcacaacgtatacatatatatacacacacagacatatacatatatacacatgtacataattcgtactgtctgcctttatttattcccatcgccacctcgccacacatggaataaaagccccctcccccctcatgtgtgcgaggtagcgctaggaaaagacaacaaaagccacattcgttcacactcagtctctggctgtcatgtaataatgtatatatatatatatatatatatatatatatatatatatatatatatatatatatatatgaacgtttaTGAGTTATTTTGTCCGTTTATGCAAACGTGCGTgggtgtttgtatttgtgtttgtgtctacGTATATAGTCATCCATAAATCAATATGAAACGAATgctaaaagaaatatatgatatattgatGTGTGAGGAAGAAATAATATATCTTTATATGAGAAAGTCAGTATGGAATGACTTGACGGAATTTATAATGTGTTGTGTGTCCACTTACGTAACCCTGagaaattttgtttttatttatgtatCCAGATATATTTAAGGTTTAAATCTTTCTCATCAATCTTCATGTATGTTCAACTCTTACACTATTTGGAAGTTGAAGGATGTTCCTGTTATGACATGATGAAAAATATGGCTGCTTTTCGAGAGATGAACATATACACGATGGTATGTGTGATGAGTTACATTAAACCTCATCTCCGTGTTGTTCAATAGTTTCATGACGATGAGGTGATAACATCTTGATAACATAAGAAAAGGGAAATAAGATAAGAACAGAAACTTTGAGTAGGCAATAGGGACCTGAAATATTTAGGTCTATCTTTTCCATTACCTTAAACTTAGTAACACATTTCTATGGGGCAGAATCCGAGgtcagtaatgatgatacacaGGTAACCTTTAAACCTCATTCAGTCTTCTGGGACACATTTGACACatcattgtttttatttattttcaactTTGCCATACGTTATTTCTTCGCTACTGGTCCACATTTGAGTGAGATAACGACCTCACCTACACTGGATAGTATCATCAAGAAGCCCAACTCCCCGGAGCGAGCTGGCTATTCCCACGTACTCGTCTCTACCCTCCCGAGTGCTGTCGTCACACAGGCCTGTCACCCACCACAGACAGCGGCCGAGTTTATACCTTCACACTTCTAACGCTTCACTCCAACAGGAATTTCCATGACGCTATATCAACACAGGAAATTACTATGACTGCCTGGCTCTCAGTCCTCCTGACCGGAGGAGCAAACTATCGATAATATGACGTTATTGACGGGAATCTGGTAAGGAAAATTGGGTTTAGTTGTTCATTCGTCTGTTCCATGATGCAGGGACTCCTCAATTCCACCGGAAAGAAGTAATTTTCTGATGTGATTTTTATTGTATAATGTATCATATTCTATAATGTATTATACTGTTTAATGTATCatactgtataatgtattatattgTATAAACAACAGAGAGATAGGTTGAACAAGTGTCACTGTGTATCATCAAAGATGATCACACTTAGAAAGACATGAGGAACCAAGGTGGTTCCTGATTCCTTGTTTGTTCACTCACATTCCAAATCTGTTTCTCAGCTGTGCTCTGACGAACTGAATGACGGGCAAGAAAAACATGATTGTTATAGTGGAATTTATTGGAAGTGCATCAAAACATCACATGTGATGTATCACAACATGACATATCATGCATCACAACATGACATATCATACATCACAACATGACATATCATACATCACAACATGACATATCATACATCACAACATATGTGTTGCAAGGAAAAGAATCTGAAGTTTTGATTAGCAAAATGTTCGTCAAGAGGCAAcggttgtgtactgaaaaaaattGGCGATCCTCATCTTCTTgggattcaccccccccccccccccccccacacacacacacacacacacatacagatcaGCGACTCTGTTTCCTGCCGGCCTCGTCGAAGGTGATGCCACGTTGACGCTGCTCCTGAGCGACGCGGATCTGCTCGAGGGCGTGGACAGGCAGAGGGAGGGCCGTGGGCAGCAGGGAGGACTCGGGCTGGAAGCCGAATTCGTTGGCTATGTAGCGGACTTCAGCGATGGTGCCGTCAGGGAGAGGAAACCTAAGAGAGGAAAacgattacagtcataaagatcACCGAAGATGATGAGAGGGACAGAGGTAACAACTCTCCATTCTAGAAGGTAAAAAGAATTAGGCTAGTCgtcaaaaagaaagattattctGCGATTTCTGGAGGATTTCCGACCATATGATCTTATCTTGGTCGCCAACATTTACCTGAAAGTCCCTTGGATGTTGCTCTGGCCGTGTGAACCTCGCGTTCCGACAGCGTCCACGACGATGCCGTTCTCGGCCTCGAATGCGTAGTTGAAGTTGCCGTTGCCGTCGTCCTGACGGTCGTCACGAAGGATTGCCACGAACTTCGGTTCTAAGAACTGAGGGGCAGGCGACGGCGACGGCGGCCAGGCAGGCGAGgatcacctgcaggaggagataaTATAGGCGACTAAAACCAAATCAGTTCCTTCATGAACATTCGTTTTCAGAAAACTTCTTTCAACTGAAATGTAATTCTCTCTCAAAAACATAATTAATGTTATGCTGAGGGTCGGTCACACAGGGTATGGCAGAGCACCACACGATGTTTGTGGTATATGTGGCAGTGATAAACAAACATCAATTTCGGGTATGTTGAGGGATATTGATCATTGTTACATAATAACCAGATCTTAATCACGTCTGGCTGTAGTGGAGTTTAGTGTATGTTACACACCTGAGAGATCTGGTGATGTTGAACAAGATATAACACAGTCATAAACATTCTTACATGAAACACAGAACCAGTAAGAGCATTGTAGTATTCATAACCCTACAGGAAAAAGCTAACTGCTTTTACACAGTAACAAAACTGGAACAGGAATACATGATAAATATGAATCTTACATACGTTCTGTTGTTTGTCAACATTATAAAGTGGCCGAGAAACAGATGAATTGAAGGGAAGATCCAGAGCTTGTGAGAAATTAGGAAGAGGTAAACACTCGTGACACAGAACTGGAGTTTAATAGATTGAAGAGTTGAAGCATAGCGAAGATGTAGTGAAAGGACACAGTGGGGGTATGATAGtctgataagtgtgtgtgtgtgtgtgtgtgtgtgtgtgtgtgtgtgtgtgtgtgtgtgtatgtgtgtgtgtctgtgataatTTTCTTGGGTTCGTGCTAGAAAGATTTAGCAGAACATTTGAGAGCCAATTATGGTGATATTTATGAACACTTGCAAGCGTCTTCCTCTCAGTCATCCAGGATGAAAGTTAATCTGCAAAATGATAACATGTGTTGCAGGAGTCACTGGTGAGAGTGGTCAGCTGCGCGAGGCTACGTCCTGGGCCACACACGCCTGATGGAGGATGCGCAGAGCTCTGCCTCGACAGGTGCGGCTCAGGACTTACCGTAGGATATCAAGGTCGGCGCAGACATGAAGGAAGATCAGtgattgtattttctttttaggACAGAAACATAATTAAGGCAACACACCTCTTCTTCGTATGAGAAGGTCGGTggccataatgaatataactgaAGCCAGGTAAAGTGCAAATCAAGTGGCATGAGAGAGACAAAAGAACTTtacacgagagaaaaaaaaagtgcaagcGATGATAGTGTTGTTTTCTGATGTCTGAAGCGATGACACGGCTGAGTGTAGCTCTgtcaggtgggaggaggaagtgcCGGTGGGTACATTAGTGATGGCGTTACACATGCCACAAAACAATCCTTGAGGACTGCAGACAAAAGTTAAAAAGAACAAAGAGTCAAGAGGTAGTTCCAGGCTCGACACATGACGAGTATCACATCATACAACAAAAGGTTCTCATGTCTGTGGTTCTTTGGGTTAGGTTGTTGCTCAGTAATGTTAAGTTCTCGTGTCTACACAACGTAGCCAGTCGTAGTCAATATACAGGTCACTGCGGTAATCAACATAATCATTGTGGTACTACTAATAGTTGTTGCAACACTGATGTAAGCAGTTGTAGTATGAACACTAGAGATTGTGATACAAATGTAACCAGTTATAAAGATGCTGTGGTACTGGTATAACTACTTGTGACATTAATATTAGGGATTCTAGTATCAGTATACGTTATTGTGACACTAATATAAACACTTGTGGTACTATCATAAGAGGTTGTTATATCAGGAAATCTACAGAAACTGAACTTGAGGTTGTGTTGCCAGCAAAAGAGGTTGTGGCAATGCCACGAATTGGTGTGATCATAACACAGGTGACTGTAACGTACAAAATTGATTTCAGTGATAATATGAAAAACTTTCTTATCAATTTCATTGATTAGACATCTAATACAACCGGTTCATCTGCTGATACAACCCGAGTGACTCATGATACCAGTTTGTGGCGCTGAAATAGGTAATACTTCCTTAGTTTCTTATACATCGATGACTGAGCCACTCGGGGCTTTAcactaatatgggaaatataTCTTGCGATGAATCTGtttaggacaggagtcaggccCATTGTACAGAAAGTAGATCCACTGTTGAGCGTTGGTGGCCACGCGTgaatgtgtggtggatgatgacgcCCAGGTGTGTGTCGCATGAGTGACGACAAGTGCAATGAAAGGGAATGAATGATGACATGAATAATGCGATCATGATTAAGAACCGACGAGGGGGTTAGATACGTCAGGTGAGTGGGTGTGATGCAGGCCATGTCAAGGTATGTGGACTGAACGTTTAGATCTATGCGTCGGTCCTGAAGATATGGCTTGGTGTCTGGTTGACCGTAACCCGGCCACCCTCGCCCGTGGCATCCTCTGGGTCAGTGCGTGTGTAGCGGCAGCCTGGCAACCGACCAAGACGCCAGACAGAGCGACTCCGGGATGGTGGGCGCCGCCGCGCGGCCGGCGTTGGGTACGTGAACCCCGTGACCGATTGTTACCAACCTGGCTCACTTGCCGGCTGCTGGCTGGGTAGGGTGCTACGCGTTCGGTCACCAAGATAGATGTATACTGACCTGGTGACCACCATGTTAAGGGTTGTGGTGACTAGAGCACTTGGAGATAACGTAGAATACAACAAAACTGGCTTCTGGAACGGTATATGTCAGGCGATGGTGTTTACTCACGAAGTTCATGGCCGATGTGTGAGGAAGATCCGCGTCGAGGACGATGTCTggctgggtggtggaggcggaTGTTATATACCCGACGCTGCCTCCCCTACAGTCCATAGCGTGAGATGGGCGGGGTTCCCAGCCAGGGGAGGAGCTAATGCACACCAAGATGATGACCTCTACATGTTTACTCGTCTGATATTTTCCGGTAATCCCTCTGATCTCCTCAAGCCATATTTTCAAACGGCAGATAATGAAGCGGTCgaccacgtacatacataccgACCTATAACGAAATGTATGAACGTGGCCATTCAGCTCTGGCGTGGGAAGACCCACGGCTAGTTAATTCCTGACGTGTAACGATAAGGAGTGAGGGTGCAGGggagggacaggaggagggggaggggaagggtgacgagtggggggggggggggggttaagggaagAGGGAATGGGGGTGTTGGAAGCAGACACACACCTGTTGTAGGCCGCCTCGTCTGGCGCGGCGGCGGTAGGGTTACTGAGGAGTTTCAAGGTCATGTGCCTTCCTCCCCTCGACACTGACCATGGTATTACAGTTAGCTCTTTCATTCTCAATTCAGTGGATCTTACAATTTCTCTTCCACCCAGCCTGCACGTCTTATGGATAGCAATTAAGCCTTGCATAGATTATGCAGTGGATACAATGATTTCCAATTTCATTCCTTTGAATAAGAAACATTTGCTGTTAGTTTGTAGATGTAAGATGTCGCAGAGGATGATCAGGtgtatatctctctgtctctttctttcttctctctctctctctctctcacacacacacacacacacacacacacacacacacacacacacacacacacacaaatacataacatatacacaaggttaagagatgggggcaacacaagtgttaagCTTTCTATTTGTAGTATACAAATGATAGTCACAAAATAGCCAGGAACCAGGtcattgtggtggaaggttctgtaaaATTTACAATGAGAAGTAAAAAATAGTTCAGTAAAAGATGCCAAAAAACGAAGGAGCTTAGCAATGTGCTGTGATGGAGAGAGGCGGCACCCCAGCTAACGAGCAGTGAACAAGAAGCGAACATAGCGGGACAAGAAGAAGGCAACAAAGAAACTTTAAATTGTCTATTGTGAAAAAGGTTGGAAATTATCCTAAGCTTTTCCGTAAATCCATCAGGTGACATTTGTCTCTTGAATAACAATTAATGTGGCCGAGGATTCAAAAGGaggaattgtagaggatgatgaaaTGTTATGGTAGAGACAAAATGACAAGTTCAACAGTGTTTTCATtatggaagacactatagccccaacactaGTCAGATGGTAGGGGAGAAGGTCAGCGAAGTATCTATAATATTCATTAACATAATACTGAAGGCTGTTGAATTATGTAAGGCTCAAAGTCCTAATGAAACTTCTCCATTCGTGTGGAAGATGTGAGGATCTAGAAGACGTGTGCTGATACGCTTGATAAACCAAATCAAATGTTGTTGAAAATGTCACAGGAGAAAGTTAAAGTGCAAAGCTCTTTATTGTGTATATATTATGCTATTTTCGACCTTTGGCTACATTTTACTCGTTCATTTTATTGACTTCAGGCAGCCAGTCCGCTTCCAATGCACAGTTGTGATATCACATAACTTAGAAGTCATGACAGTAACCAGTAGAACTAATCGTAAGAGAGCTTAAGTTAAGGTCAAGTTAGGGCTGGATGCTTCTACGCTTTGGACAAGTACATAAGTGAGGTACTTCTACACGGAATGATGTTTGATCTGTTGCAGCCAAGAAAATATGTGACAAGTTCAGCGAAAGGCTTAGTTGTGGGTTCTATAATCATACGTTGGTAATATGTAAGTTAATCTTATGCTTTAAACAGAAGCTTGAAAAGCAAAGTGGCCAGGAAAGATAAAAGgtgagaaaatgaaacattagaAATTCAAATTTAGATATGTAAGAGGAATTAGAAAGGACGACAAAAAGTTCGATATGATTTCAGTTATGTATAATGAGGCCCAAATGTTGTGGAGGAACTTGAGGAAGACATTCAGGCGAGAGGACGGCGGAGTTCACAGCAAGTCTGAGGGTAAGGTGATGGATCATGGAAGAGCAGGAAGTAGTGGAGATGTAAGTATGACAAGAAGTAGATCTATTACATGAAAGTTGAGTGTTCCAGTGGTAAATGAGGGATTAGGCCAAGAGCTGAAGTAAAAGAGGTGTTCAGTATCAGAGTAGAGATGATGGTATACTGGAAATATTGAAAACAAACAAATATGGAGACAGTATGACCGAGCGCTTCGAAAACAAAAATAAGATAGAGTGGGATCCAAGAATCAAGTGTTGGAGTGAGGCATTGACGAGGAGTGAGAGTGTGTGCTGGACCACAGAAGACGAGAAGTTAGCAAAAGGAAGAAATATCTTCGGCAAGTGATGATGGATAAACTGGATGTGTTGATAGAAAGAGATGAAAGACTTGGGGGAGTGCAATGGGCTGTTCTGGAGTGGAAGACAATGTGAAGTAGTTCAGAATGTACAAAGCCGCTCCTACGATTTATTTGCTGGCACTTCCGTTGATTTCATCAGTAACGCTGTAATTTTGGACGGATTTTTATCATTTTAGGAGGCCCTTACATCCACACCATTGAGTTTAAGTTGTACTCATTGTTTAAGACATAAAACACATTGTTTTCTGATGCACTTTATTTAAATAGTAATGTATCATATTCGCTGTTGCTGATGAAAGACTTGAGCAGAGTGATGTGATGTATCAAGCTAGCGCGTCAGTCTTCGTCCTTCCTCGTCCCAGGTGGCACCGGCAGCTCGCAGCTCCTCAGTCATACGGATCAGGTCGACGGCGTGGGCGGGGAGAGGGTGGTCTTTGGGCAGCAGGTCGGACTGGGGCTGGAAGCCGCCCTCGTTGGCGATGTAGCGGACGTCGGCAGTACGACCATCGGGAAGAGGAAATCTGTGGGAGGAACAGGAAAAGCTAACAAGCTTGACACAACCTACGATAAAGACAAATTTGGTGTTTGTTGTTAAAAGAAGCTGAGGTGTAATCAGCTTCTGAACTACAAGTAACCATGATCTCTGTTTATCTGTTGTGGAAGTGAAAcattttatcattatatcagacTATAAATACATGAATATCATCAGCGTCACACGACAGGAAATATTCACCTGAAGGAACCTTGAATGTTTTCCTGTCCCTGTGAACCTGGGGTGCCGGAGGCTTCCATGGCGATGCCGTTCTCGGTCTCGAAGGCGTAATTGAAGATGCCATTACCGTCGTCCTGACGGTCGTCACGGAGGACCTGCACTACAGGGATGACATCCTGGGACTGAGGGGCGGCGATGGCCACGgcggccagacaggagagaaccacctgcaggaggagagagaagttatAACGTAACCTTGATTGTCATTGTGATTTACAAGAAAAATCGTAAGATGTATTCATAAACATACTTCGCAGCCATGACTAACACGATAGGTTGTCAAGAGATGTTTTTACTATTAACAACGGTAGGGTCGATGGTGTACATGCACAGCAATGGTGATCAGAAGTAGTTATCCCAGAGGAGGCAACAGAGGCACTGTAACTACTGCTGTCATTGATACATTGTCATcatgtagtgtgagtggtggtagtgtgatgggaTAGTTAATGGCAGGAGCAACAGTTATAACTGGCAGAGGCAACGTCAGGTGCTGAGGTACTCACGAGCTTCAtgtctggtgtgtgaggagaACACGCACGTTGAGGACAATGCCAGGCTGGTGGAGGACGCCGTTATATACCCAGCGTCCGCTCTACGTACCCTGGGAAACAAGGCGGGGTCTCGGTAAACGGGGACAAATCAATATCCACTCATAGTAAAGAAAATATACTTTCCCGATTTTGTAGCTGAAGTTTAGTAATCtaaagaatagaagaaaaaaaaaaaagatccagttCATACCTGTTTGATTGAGCAACAATTGGATAAGTTTACtgatgaaggattttttttttattgggttTGAGAACCAGCATGACGTTGGGAATTTGGAAAGGGGACGTGGGAGAATGTAGACTGAGGGAGCAGTAAGGTAACCTCATTTCTACGTCTAAGTCGCTCTCATGCTAGAGGTCATCTTTGGTCAAGCTACATCATCAACAATAATGGACAGAAAGGAGTAGAATTTGGTCAAGCGTTttcctcgctccaaaggagtctatcattacCCTACTCTTGTGTGTAGCGCTGCAGGATGCTGCATGAGCCTCATAAAAGGTGGACCTATAGTTGTAAGATGATACTACTACAAATTCTATTACAACTAATAccgctaccattaccaccaccaccaccaccactac from Panulirus ornatus isolate Po-2019 chromosome 58, ASM3632096v1, whole genome shotgun sequence includes these protein-coding regions:
- the LOC139766873 gene encoding cuticle protein AM1239-like yields the protein MKLVVLSCLAAVAIAAPQSQDVIPVVQVLRDDRQDDGNGIFNYAFETENGIAMEASGTPGSQGQENIQGSFRFPLPDGRTADVRYIANEGGFQPQSDLLPKDHPLPAHAVDLIRMTEELRAAGATWDEEGRRLTR